In a single window of the Nitrospirota bacterium genome:
- a CDS encoding ATP-binding protein, whose translation MTTTVDELNRWMSAPREGEHLEFKEAKNQYDLTKLFRYCVALANEGGGKLILGVTDKPPRKVVGSSAFPNLAEIQSRILDKLRFRVSVEELPQPDGRVVIFHVPHRPVGTAYSFEGAYLMRSGEDTVSMTEDRLRAIFNEGKPGWLLEPARDGLSAADVIQSLDTQSYFDMLKLPYPATREAVLDRIEHERLVSKTRQGLAITNLGAALFAKRLDEFEGLARKAPRVIVYDGKSKLRTKREQTGSKGYAIAFDGLVQFVESQTPANEVIEQALRRDARMYPTIAIRELVANALIHQDFTQSGVSVMIEIYDDRIEVSNPGQPGVQPERFIDEYRSRNEQLADLMRRLGICEEKGSGIDKIVDAAEVFQLPAPEFRVDNVRTTCILYSHRPFSDMSRDDRVRACYQHCCLRYVMRETVGNQTLRKRFGLSDERAETVSRILRDTVDAGLIKQEDPESGSKKYARYVPFWA comes from the coding sequence GGCGAGCACCTCGAGTTCAAAGAGGCCAAAAACCAGTACGACCTGACCAAGCTCTTTCGTTATTGCGTCGCCTTGGCCAATGAGGGCGGCGGCAAGTTGATCCTCGGGGTGACGGACAAGCCACCCCGGAAAGTGGTCGGCAGCAGCGCATTCCCGAACCTGGCCGAGATCCAGAGCCGCATCCTCGACAAGCTGCGGTTCCGCGTGAGCGTGGAGGAGCTTCCGCAACCTGACGGTCGCGTCGTGATCTTTCACGTTCCACACCGCCCGGTTGGCACTGCGTACTCGTTCGAAGGGGCCTACCTGATGCGTTCGGGCGAGGACACGGTTTCGATGACCGAGGATCGGTTGCGGGCGATCTTCAACGAGGGGAAGCCGGGCTGGTTGTTGGAGCCGGCGCGAGATGGGTTGTCGGCCGCTGATGTCATTCAATCGCTGGATACCCAGAGTTACTTCGACATGCTCAAATTGCCGTATCCGGCGACCCGCGAGGCGGTGTTGGATCGGATCGAGCACGAACGGCTCGTCAGCAAAACACGGCAGGGCCTCGCCATCACGAACCTCGGCGCGGCCCTGTTTGCGAAGCGACTGGACGAATTCGAGGGCTTGGCGCGCAAAGCGCCACGCGTCATCGTGTACGACGGCAAAAGCAAGTTGCGCACCAAGCGGGAGCAGACCGGTAGCAAGGGCTACGCGATTGCGTTCGACGGACTGGTGCAGTTCGTTGAGTCACAGACTCCCGCCAATGAAGTGATCGAACAAGCATTGCGCCGTGACGCCCGGATGTACCCGACGATCGCGATTCGTGAACTGGTCGCGAACGCGCTCATCCATCAGGACTTCACGCAGTCGGGTGTGTCCGTCATGATTGAGATCTACGATGACCGCATCGAGGTCTCGAATCCGGGGCAGCCCGGCGTGCAGCCGGAGCGATTCATCGACGAGTACCGTTCTCGGAACGAGCAACTGGCCGACCTGATGCGTCGCCTCGGCATTTGCGAGGAAAAGGGCAGCGGGATCGACAAGATCGTCGATGCCGCCGAAGTGTTCCAGTTGCCGGCTCCGGAGTTTCGAGTGGACAACGTCCGGACGACCTGTATTCTCTATAGCCATCGCCCCTTTTCCGACATGAGCCGTGATGACCGCGTTCGTGCGTGTTATCAACACTGCTGTCTCCGCTACGTGATGCGGGAGACGGTGGGCAACCAGACGTTGCGCAAGCGTTTTGGCCTCTCGGATGAGCGGGCCGAGACCGTCTCGCGAATTCTCCGCGACACGGTGGATGCGGGATTGATCAAGCAAGAGGATCCAGAGAGCGGCTCCAAGAAGTACGCGCGCTATGTCCCGTTCTGGGCCTGA